The following coding sequences lie in one Yamadazyma tenuis chromosome 3, complete sequence genomic window:
- the TOS4 gene encoding target of SBF (COG:S; EggNog:ENOG503NVJS) codes for MSMSQFPPSSPLRDEPEFVHDPFKSKPTSHLPPAPKDDSRGRAFNYPTPHPSSSAGRSSSPHHSYLDDYQHQLLEPKKVAFEINRPVMETGHSGVTITKVPLTHPVVVVGRSSKASDIAIKTTDRTVSRKHLRISHTEDEITIECLGCNGYGVTIPKACYVHKIGPRKYQLAVIDAPLCAQNLHQFKSSKTIRLGLTSTEFVVQAGETIRLPRVANVLLEVKRNVVLVNPSVDSEDTDDELPVVTPLKQVEEMERPQTPKKTAFLVTSEESTPIKKFNKALSSVPLPLQDKTNTHHNHNKKFKRARSEEPRSSAHDDEEEPPLESIQHWQEVSNILVNHLAFSRLSSTPMSVLRGVSDKVNDLTNGQLKVVLMSIDSVGVIQREGKDAAGKPLDEEYYYIPEKDPDTSRKELVGSIRGHGGIRSCRTTHKQYYWKKPAPIKNKTTKNLEK; via the coding sequence ATGTCCATGTCTCAGTTCCCTCCGTCGTCTCCCTTGAGGGACGAACCGGAGTTTGTTCACGATCCTTTCAAAAGCAAGCCAACCTCCCATTTGCCGCCCGCCCCCAAAGACGACTCCCGGGGCAGAGCCTTCAACTACCCAACTCCCCATCCCTCGTCGTCGGCCGGCCGCTCCTCGTCGCCTCACCACTCATACCTCGATGATTACCAGCATCAGTTGCTCGAACCCAAAAAAGTGGcatttgaaatcaaccGGCCGGTGATGGAAACCGGCCACAGCGGCGTGACCATCACCAAGGTGCCCCTCACCCAcccggtggtggtggtaggTCGCTCATCCAAAGCCAGTGACATTGccatcaaaaccaccgaCCGAACCGTGTCGAGAAAACACTTGCGGATTTCCCACACCGAAGACGAAATCACCATCGAGTGCTTAGGCTGCAACGGCTACGGGGTCACCATTCCCAAGGCGTGCTACGTCCATAAGATTGGCCCCCGCAAGTACCAGTTGGCAGTAATTGATGCTCCACTCTGCGCACAGAACTTACACCAGTTCAAGTCGTCCAAAACCATACGGTTGGGCCTCACGTCCACCGAGTTCGTGGTGCAAGCGGGCGAGACCATCCGGCTCCCTCGTGTGGCTAACGTGCTCTTGGAGGTCAAGCGCAATGTGGTGTTGGTTAACCCCAGTGTCGATAGCGAGGACACCGACGATGAGTTGCCGGTGGTAACTCCTCTCAAACAAGTCGAAGAGATGGAGCGGCCGCAGACCCCCAAGAAGACGGCGTTCCTCGTGACGTCGGAAGAGTCCACgcccatcaagaagttcaacaaagcTTTGTCGTCAGTGCCTCTTCCTTTGCAGGACAAAACCAATACTCACCATAACCACAACAAGAAATTCAAACGGGCCCGGTCAGAGGAACCCAGGTCGCTGGCGCACGACGACGAAGAGGAGCCACCGCTTGAGCTGATCCAACACTGGCAGGAAGTCAGTAACATTTTGGTGAACCATTTGGCATTTTCGCGGTTGTCTTCAACCCCGATGCTGGTGTTGAGGGGTGTAAGCGATAAGGTCAACGACTTAACCAATGGAcagttgaaggtggtgttgatgagtATTGACTCGGTGGGGGTGATTCAAAGGGAAGGGAAGGATGCGGCTGGAAAGCCGTTGGATGAGGAGTACTACTATATTCCTGAAAAGGACCCAGACACCTCGAGAAAAGAGTTGGTTGGGTCGATCCGGGGCCATGGCGGTATTAGGTCGTGTAGAACCACCCATAAGCAGTATTACTGGAAGAAGCCTGCtcccatcaagaacaagacCACCAAGAATTTAGAAAAGTAA